A region of Polyodon spathula isolate WHYD16114869_AA chromosome 4, ASM1765450v1, whole genome shotgun sequence DNA encodes the following proteins:
- the LOC121314622 gene encoding uncharacterized protein C6orf62 homolog, whose protein sequence is MGDPTSRKKQTMNRLRAQLRKKKESLADQFDFKMYIAFVFKDKKKNSALFEVAEVVPVMTNNYEENILKGVRDCSYSLESSLELLQKDVVQLHAPRYQSMRRDVIGCTQEMDFILWPRNDIEKIVCLLFSRWKGSDDEPFRPVQAKFEFHHGDYEKQFLHALSRKDKAGIVMNNPSHSLFLFIDRQHLQTPKNKATVFKLCSICLYLPQDQLTQWGVGSIEDHLHPYMPD, encoded by the exons ATGGGGGACCCAACCTCccgaaaaaaacaaactatgaacCGACTTCGTGCTCAGCTTAGGAAGAAAAAGGAATCGCTAGCTGATCAGTTTGATTTTAAGATGTACATTGCCTTTGTATTCAAGGATAAG AAGAAAAACTCTGCGCTTTTCGAAGTAGCTGAAGTGGTACCAGTTATGACCAATAACTATGAGGAGAATATTCTTAAGGGTGTGCGGGATTGCAGCTACTCTTTGGAAAGTTCCTTGGAGCTTCTGCAGAAGGATGTTGTGCAGTTGCACGCACCTCGCTACCAGTCCATGCGCAGG GATGTCATAGGTTGTACCCAGGAGATGGACTTCATCCTTTGGCCTCGCAATGATATAGAGAAAATAGTCTGTCTCCTGTTTTCCAGGTGGAAGGGATCCGATGATGAGCCCTTTAGGCCTGTTCAG GCCAAGTTTGAATTTCATCATGGAGACTATGAAAAGCAGTTTCTGCATGCACTGAGCCGGAAGGACAAGGCAGGAATTGTCATGAACAACCCTAGCCATTCGCTGTTCCTCTTTATCGACAGACAGCACTTGCAG ACTCCAAAAAACAAGGCCACAGTTTTCAAGTTGTGCAGCATCTGCTTGTACCTGCCGCAGGACCAGCTGACCCAGTGGGGGGTGGGAAGCATTGAGGACCACCTCCATCCCTACATGCCAGATTAG